The region CGTGACCGACCGGTCAAACACCAATGAAGCCTTGATGCGGCGGGCCTCCAGCCTGACGCTGTCCTGACGCCTGTTCCCATCTGCGTGGACAGTCGACAGCGCGGTGAATTGGCCACATTGTGGGGGGAGTTGCTTGTGCGCCGATTCACACGCGAGCGGTGGCACTGAGTGCCACCGCTCGGGTTGTACGGCGTTTCAAATTGTGTCGCCCGCACTGCTCCGTACGGGTGTTCAGACCGCCTGCGAGGCGACGTACGCGCCCCGCTTCTCGATGGCCATCTGGTACAGCCGGCCGGCGCGATACGAGGAGCGCACCAGCGGGCCCGACATGACACCGGAGAAGCCGATCTGCTCGGCCTCCTCCTTCAGCTCCACGAACTCGTGCGGCTTGACCCAGCGCTCCACGGGGTGGTGGCGCACGGAGGGACGCAGGTACTGCGTGATGGTCACCAGCTCGCAGCCCGCCTCGTGCAGCTGCGTGAGGGCCTCGCTGACCTCCTCGCGGGTCTCGCCCATGCCGAGGATGAGGTTCGACTTCGTGACCAGACCGTAGTCGCGCGCTTCGGTGATGACCTTCAGCGAACGCTCGTAGCGGAAGCCCGGGCGGATGCGCTTGAAGATCCGGGGGACCGTCTCGACGTTGTGCGCGAAGACCTCCGGGCGGGACGAGAAGACCTCGGCGAGCTGGGCGGGCTCGGCGTTGAAGTCGGGGGCGAGGAGCTCGACCTTGGTGCGGCCGGCCTCGCGCTCCGCCGTCTGCCGGTGGATCTGGCGGACCGTCTCGGCGTACAGCCACGCCCCGCCGTCCTCCAGGTCGTCGCGGGCGACGCCGGTGATGGTGGCGTAGTTCAGGTCCATCGTGACCACGGACTCGCCCACGCGACGGGGCTCGTCGCGGTCGAGTGCCTCCGGCTTGCCCGTGTCGATCTGGCAGAAGTCGCAGCGCCGGGTGCACTGGTCGCCGCCGATCAGGAACGTGGCCTCGCGGTCTTCCC is a window of Streptomyces mirabilis DNA encoding:
- the lipA gene encoding lipoyl synthase translates to MSAVAPDGRKMLRLEVRNAQTPIERKPEWIKTRAKMGPEYTKMQNLVKSEGLHTVCQEAGCPNIYECWEDREATFLIGGDQCTRRCDFCQIDTGKPEALDRDEPRRVGESVVTMDLNYATITGVARDDLEDGGAWLYAETVRQIHRQTAEREAGRTKVELLAPDFNAEPAQLAEVFSSRPEVFAHNVETVPRIFKRIRPGFRYERSLKVITEARDYGLVTKSNLILGMGETREEVSEALTQLHEAGCELVTITQYLRPSVRHHPVERWVKPHEFVELKEEAEQIGFSGVMSGPLVRSSYRAGRLYQMAIEKRGAYVASQAV